Proteins encoded within one genomic window of Flavobacteriales bacterium:
- a CDS encoding phosphoglucomutase/phosphomannomutase family protein: MKIKFGTDGWRAIIAKEYTVDNVARVTVGVAEWLNANFENPSVVVGHDCRFAGQLFTETTAKVLTHHGVKVTIADRFVSTPMLSLAVVEHKADLGVVITASHNPPEYNGYKLKGNFGGPLLSDDIQAVEDLIPDTHGLDLNSLSLDGVDVADFTQLYLDKAKQAFDLDAINNSGLQLGYDAMYGAGREAVPSLLPKTTLFHCSNNPGFNGTAPEPIHRNLTEFSDYIKITGEIDCGLATDGDADRIGLYNAKGEFIDSHHIILLLIHYLVKYKGMSGKIVTAFSCSVKVEQMCAHYGLEHEIVKVGFKHVAGVMLKEDVLLGGEESGGVAIKGHIPERDGIWMGLVIWEYMAKTGKSLDDLIQEVYDIVGEFAFERIDLHLQEAKKLEIVENCKQGVYTAFGDMPIVKTETIDGFKYYFDEDSWIMIRPSGTEPVLRTYAEAKNQAKCFEILEKVHKSLLD; encoded by the coding sequence ATGAAGATTAAATTTGGAACTGATGGATGGAGAGCCATCATAGCAAAAGAATATACAGTTGACAATGTTGCTCGAGTAACGGTAGGTGTTGCTGAATGGTTAAACGCTAATTTTGAAAACCCTTCAGTCGTAGTAGGCCACGATTGTCGATTTGCTGGTCAATTATTTACAGAAACTACCGCTAAAGTTCTTACCCATCATGGAGTAAAGGTGACTATAGCTGACCGATTTGTGAGTACACCAATGCTATCGTTAGCGGTTGTAGAACATAAAGCCGATTTAGGGGTAGTTATTACAGCCAGCCACAACCCACCAGAATATAATGGTTATAAGCTAAAAGGAAACTTTGGAGGACCATTGTTATCTGATGATATACAAGCTGTTGAAGATTTAATTCCTGATACTCATGGTTTAGATTTAAATAGCTTGAGTCTTGATGGGGTTGATGTAGCTGATTTCACTCAACTATACCTAGATAAGGCAAAGCAAGCCTTTGATTTAGATGCCATTAATAACTCTGGTTTACAATTGGGTTATGATGCTATGTATGGAGCTGGACGAGAAGCTGTTCCATCTTTACTACCAAAAACAACACTTTTTCATTGCTCTAATAATCCTGGTTTTAATGGTACAGCACCTGAGCCTATTCACAGAAATTTGACAGAATTTTCTGATTATATCAAAATTACTGGAGAAATAGATTGCGGATTAGCCACTGATGGCGATGCAGATAGAATAGGCTTGTACAATGCTAAAGGAGAATTTATTGACTCTCACCATATCATACTTCTTTTAATTCACTATTTGGTGAAGTATAAAGGGATGAGTGGTAAAATCGTTACCGCTTTTTCATGTTCAGTGAAGGTAGAGCAGATGTGTGCTCACTATGGTCTTGAGCATGAAATTGTGAAAGTAGGCTTTAAGCACGTGGCAGGTGTAATGCTAAAAGAAGATGTATTACTTGGAGGAGAAGAATCAGGCGGTGTTGCTATCAAAGGACATATTCCAGAAAGAGACGGTATCTGGATGGGCTTAGTGATTTGGGAATACATGGCTAAAACCGGCAAAAGTCTAGATGATTTAATTCAGGAAGTATACGATATAGTAGGGGAGTTTGCCTTTGAACGTATAGACTTGCACTTGCAAGAGGCTAAAAAATTAGAGATAGTAGAGAACTGTAAGCAAGGCGTATATACAGCTTTTGGCGATATGCCTATTGTAAAAACAGAAACGATTGATGGTTTCAAGTATTACTTTGATGAAGACAGTTGGATTATGATTCGCCCTTCAGGAACAGAACCAGTATTGCGTACCTATGCTGAAGCTAAAAATCAAGCCAAGTGTTTCGAGATTCTTGAAAAGGTACACAAATCTCTACTCGATTAA